In a single window of the Papaver somniferum cultivar HN1 chromosome 8, ASM357369v1, whole genome shotgun sequence genome:
- the LOC113303040 gene encoding uncharacterized protein LOC113303040, with translation MCSFNLFQNTEAPFLILCSEDDELAPYLVIYNFAQRLQDLGGDVKLVKWNCSPHAGHYSQYPADYKAAVTELLSKAVLIYSRRLGKLEGDKTRIEGNHVGVSESIYNLQKATTTSCESFRRVAIDPSDYFFLPNSGCFCLEPRLVSESYLVLQCTKWYRNRGAGYRYRSKIWELRLGRYRYSASAGIEPNRTVYTLSLVLPVKILSGCTCLPGPSIPFITFSF, from the exons ATGTGCAGCTTCAATTTGTTTCAGAACACGGAAGCGCCATTTCTGATATTGTGCTCAGAAGACGATGAACTTGCTCCATATCTAGTAATTTACAATTTTGCTCAACGTTTACAAGACCTTGGCGGTGATGTCAAACTAGTGAAATGGAATTGTTCTCCCCACG CGGGTCATTACAGCCAATACCCAGCTGATTATAAGGCCGCTGTTACCGAATTGCTCAGCAAGGCAGTATTGATATATTCTAGAAGACTTGGAAAACTTGAAGGAGACAAAACGAGAATAGAAGGGAACCATGTGGGGGTATCTGAATCAATCTATAATCTTCAGAAAGCCACAACAACTTCATGTGAAAGTTTCCGACGAGTTGCTATTGATCCTAGTGACTACTTCTTTCTACCAAACTCAGGATGTTTTTGTCTGGAACCGAGACTAGTATCGGAATCGTATCTGGTACTGCAGTGTACCAAATGGTATCGGAACCGAGGTgcagggtacaggtaccggtccaaaatttggGAACTGAggttagggaggtacaggtactcggcctcggcaggaatcgagccgaaccgtaccgtgtacACCCTTAGTTTGGTCCTCCCTGTCAAAATCTTGAGCGGCTGCACATGTCTGCCCGGTCCCTCAATACCTTTCATTACATTCTCTTTTTGA